One window of Lemur catta isolate mLemCat1 chromosome 3, mLemCat1.pri, whole genome shotgun sequence genomic DNA carries:
- the PLEKHG5 gene encoding pleckstrin homology domain-containing family G member 5 isoform X1 has protein sequence MNSVLTKYGSPPGSWLSLRLGTDDHSPAEEKGLRCQNPACMDKGRAAKVCHHADCQQLHRRGPLNLCETCDSKFHSTMHYDGHVRFDLPPQGSVLARNVSTRSCPPRTSPAVDLEEEEESSVDSKGDRKSSGLKLSKKKARRRYTDDPSKECFTLKFDLNVDIETEIVPAMKKKSLGEVLLPVFERKGIALGKVDIYLDQSNTPLSLTFEAYRFGGHYLRVKAKPGDEGKVEQGVKDSKSLSLPILRPAGPGPPVLERVDPQGRWESLDILAPGRRRKNMSEFLGETSIPGQEPPTPSSCSLPNSSSGGASSGGGDSWKNRAASRFSGFFSSGPSTSTFGREVDKMEQLESKLHAYGLFGLPRLPRRLRFDHDSWEEEEDDDEDEDEDSACLRLEDSWRELISGHEKLTRRQCHQQEAVWELLHTEASYIRKLRVITNLFLCCLLNLQESGLLCEVEAERLFSNIPEIARLHRGLWGSVMAPVLEKARRTRALLQPGDFLKGFKMFGSLFKPYVRYCMEEEGCMEYMRGLLRDNDLFRAYVTWAEKQPQCQRLKLSDMLAKPHQRLTKYPLLLKSVLRKTDEPRAKEAVVTMIGSVERFIHHVNACMRQRQERQRLAAVASRIDAYEVVEGSNDEVDKLLKEFLHLDLTVPISGAPLEETRQLLLEGSLRMKEGKDSKMDVYCFLFTDLLLVTKAVKKAERTKVIRPPLLVDKIVCRELRDPGSFLLIYLNEFHSAVGAYTFQASGQALCRGWVDAIYNAQNQLQQLRAQEHPSSQQHLQSLVEEEEEQEEEEEEEEEGEESSTSSTSAASSPTILRRSSNSPDSQHCASDGSTETLAMVVVGPEEVVSSPEFDGGPFSSQSDETSLSTTASSVTPTGELLPLGLVDGCSCSMDSAYGTLSPTSLQDFAAPAPVPEPLPQLPELPRATSPPPSPRLRRRTPVQLLPCLPHLLKSKSEASLLQLLSGAGTHVAPPAPSRSLSELCLAAIAPGARTQGCSREAGPSWDCRGASSPGSGPKPLEPENRASCLAEEPAGPARRCRELPTGSSPGVQPEPPTGVSAQHRKLTLAQLYRIRTTLLLNSTLTASEV, from the exons GTATGCCACCACGCCGACTGCCAGCAGCTGCACCGCCGGGGACCCCTCAACCTCTGCGAGACCTGTGACAGCAAGTTCCACAGCACCATGCATTATGACGGCCACGTCCGCTTCGACCTGCCCCCACAAG GCTCTGTCCTGGCCCGGAATGTGTCCACCCGGTCATGTCCCCCGCGCACCAGCCCTGCAGTggacttggaggaggaggaggaaagctcTGTGGATAGCAAAGG GGACCGGAAGAGCTCAGGCCTGAAACTCTCCAAGAAGAAAGCAAGGAGGAGATACACAGAT GACCCAAGCAAGGAGTGCTTCACCCTGAAATTTGACCTGAACGTGGACATCGAGACGGAGATTGTACCAGCCATGAAGAAGAAGTCGCTGGG ggaggtgctGCTGCCGGTATTTGAAAGGAAGGGCATCGCGCTGGGCAAAGTAGATATCTACCTGGACCAGTCCAACACACCCCTGTCCCTCACCTTTGAGGCCTACAGGTTCGGAGGACACTACCTACGGGTCAAAG CCAAGCCAGGGGACGAGGGCAAGGTGGAGCAGGGAGTGAAGGACTCCAAGTCTCTGAGTCTGCCCATCCTGCGGCCGGCTGGGCCCGGGCCCCCTGTGCTGGAGCGTGTGGACCCCCAGGGCCGCTGGGAGAGCCTGGACATCTTG GCCCCCGGCCGCCGACGCAAGAACATGTCGGAGTTCCTGGGGGAGACCAGCATCCCAGGGCAGGAGCCCCCGACACCCTCCAGCTGCTCTCTGCCCAACAGCAGCAGTGGCGGCGCCAGCAGTGGGGGTGGTGACAGCTGGAAGAACCGGGCGGCCAGTCGCTTCAGTGGCTTCTTCAGCTCGGGCCCCAGCACCAGCACCTTCGGCCGG GAGGTAGACAAGATGGAGCAGCTGGAGAGCAAGCTGCACGCCTACGGCCTCTTCGGGCTGCCCAGGCTGCCCCGGAGGCTGCGCTTTGACCACGactcctgggaggaggaggaggacgacgaTGAGGATGAGGACGAGGACAGCGCCTGCCTGAGGCTGGAGGACAGCTGGCGGGAGCTCATCAGTGGGCATGAG AAGCTGACCCGGCGGCAGTGCCACCAGCAGGAGGCGGTGTGGGAGCTGCTGCACACGGAGGCCTCGTACATCAGGAAACTGCGGGTGATCACCAAT CTGTTCCTGTGCTGCCTTCTGAACCTGCAGGAGTCGGGGCTGCTGTGCGAG GTGGAGGCCGAGCGCCTGTTCAGCAACATCCCCGAGATCGCGCGGCTGCACCGCGGGTTGTGGGGCAGCGTGATGGCGCCGGTGCTGGAGAAGGCGAGGCGAACGCGGGCGCTCCTGCAGCCCGGGGACTTCCTCAAAGGCTTCAAGATG TTCGGCTCGCTGTTCAAGCCCTACGTCCGATACTGCATGGAGGAGGAGGGCTGCATGGAGTACATGCGCGGGCTGCTGCGCGACAACGACCTCTTCCGGGCCTACGTCACG TGGGCCGAGAAGCAGCCGCAGTGCCAGCGGCTGAAGCTGAGCGACATGCTGGCCAAGCCCCATCAGCGGCTCACCAAGTACCCGCTGCTGCTCAAGTCGGTGCTGAGGAAGACGGATGAACCGCGCGCCAAGGAGGCCGTCGTTACCATG ATCGGCTCGGTGGAGCGCTTCATCCACCACGTGAACGCATGCATGCGGCAGCGACAGGAGCGGCAGCGCCTGGCCGCCGTGGCGAGTCGCATCGACGCCTACGAGGTGGTGGAGGGCAGCAACGACGAGGTGGACAAG ctcctgaAGGAATTTCTGCACCTGGACCTGACAGTGCCCATCTCTGGCGCCCCCCTGGAGGAGACTCGACAGCTGCTGCTGGAGGGGAGCCTGAGGATGAAGGAGGGGAAGGACAGCAAG ATGGACGTGTACTGCTTCCTCTTCACGGACCTGCTCTTGGTGACCAAGGCAGTGAAGAAGGCCGAGAGGACCAAGGTCATCAGGCCACCACTGCTGGTAGACAAGATTGTGTGCCGGGAGCTACGGGACCCTG GCTCCTTCCTCCTCATCTACCTGAATGAGTTTCACAGTGCTGTGGGGGCCTACACATTCCAGGCCAGCGGCCAGGCCTTGTGCCGTGGCTGGGTGGATGCCATTTACAATGCTCAG AACCAGCTCCAACAGCTGCGTGCACAGGAACACCCAAGCAGCCAGCAGCACCTGCAGAGCCtggtagaggaggaggaggaacaggaggaggaagaggaggaggaggaggaaggcgaGGAGAGTAGCACTTCTAGCACTTCGGCTGCCAGCTCCCCCACCATCCTGCGCAGAAGCAGCAACAGCCCTGACTCCCAGCACTG TGCCTCGGACGGCTCCACGGAGACCCTGGCCATGGTAGTGGTGGGGCCTGAGGAGGTGGTGTCCTCTCCTGAGTTTGATGGCGGCCCCTTCAGCTCCCAGTCAGATGAGACCTCTCTCAGCACCACTGCCTCATCCGTCACGCCCACCGGCGAGCTGCTGCCTCTGGGCCTGGTGGATGGCTGCTCCTGCTCCATGGACTCTGCCTATGGCACCCTCTCCCCGACCTCCCTGCAAGACtttgcagccccagcccctgtgccGGAGCCATTGCCCCAGCTCCCTGAGTTACCACGAGCCACTTCCCCACCGCCATCACCCCGCCTCCGCCGCCGCACCCCTGTCCAGttgctgccctgcctgccccacctgcTCAAGTCCAAATCTGAGGCCAGCCTCCTCCAGCTGCTGTCAGGGGCTGGAACCCATGtagcacccccagcccccagccgcAGCCTGTCAGAGCTCTGCCTGGCCGCTATAGCTCCAGGTGCTAGGACTCAGGGCTGCTCTCGGGAGGCTGGGCCCAGCTGGGATTGCAGGGGGGCATCTAGCCCTGGCAGCGGCCCCAAGCCATTAGAGCCTGAGAACAGGGCCAGCTGCTTGGCTGAGGAGCCTGCAGGCCCTGCCAGGAGGTGCAGAGAGCTGCCCACAGGGAGCTCTCCCGGGGTCCAGCCAGAGCCCCCCACAGGGGTCTCTGCCCAGCACAGGAAGCTGACACTGGCCCAGCTCTACCGGATCAGGACCACCCTGCTGCTTAACTCCACGCTCACTGCCTC AGAGGTCTGA
- the PLEKHG5 gene encoding pleckstrin homology domain-containing family G member 5 isoform X2: MNSVLTKYGSPPGSWLSLRLGTDDHSPAEEKGLRCQNPACMDKGRAAKVCHHADCQQLHRRGPLNLCETCDSKFHSTMHYDGHVRFDLPPQGSVLARNVSTRSCPPRTSPAVDLEEEEESSVDSKGDRKSSGLKLSKKKARRRYTDDPSKECFTLKFDLNVDIETEIVPAMKKKSLGEVLLPVFERKGIALGKVDIYLDQSNTPLSLTFEAYRFGGHYLRVKAKPGDEGKVEQGVKDSKSLSLPILRPAGPGPPVLERVDPQGRWESLDILAPGRRRKNMSEFLGETSIPGQEPPTPSSCSLPNSSSGGASSGGGDSWKNRAASRFSGFFSSGPSTSTFGREVDKMEQLESKLHAYGLFGLPRLPRRLRFDHDSWEEEEDDDEDEDEDSACLRLEDSWRELISGHEKLTRRQCHQQEAVWELLHTEASYIRKLRVITNLFLCCLLNLQESGLLCEVEAERLFSNIPEIARLHRGLWGSVMAPVLEKARRTRALLQPGDFLKGFKMFGSLFKPYVRYCMEEEGCMEYMRGLLRDNDLFRAYVTWAEKQPQCQRLKLSDMLAKPHQRLTKYPLLLKSVLRKTDEPRAKEAVVTMIGSVERFIHHVNACMRQRQERQRLAAVASRIDAYEVVEGSNDEVDKLLKEFLHLDLTVPISGAPLEETRQLLLEGSLRMKEGKDSKMDVYCFLFTDLLLVTKAVKKAERTKVIRPPLLVDKIVCRELRDPGSFLLIYLNEFHSAVGAYTFQASGQALCRGWVDAIYNAQNQLQQLRAQEHPSSQQHLQSLVEEEEEQEEEEEEEEEGEESSTSSTSAASSPTILRRSSNSPDSQHCASDGSTETLAMVVVGPEEVVSSPEFDGGPFSSQSDETSLSTTASSVTPTGELLPLGLVDGCSCSMDSAYGTLSPTSLQDFAAPAPVPEPLPQLPELPRATSPPPSPRLRRRTPVQLLPCLPHLLKSKSEASLLQLLSGAGTHVAPPAPSRSLSELCLAAIAPGARTQGCSREAGPSWDCRGASSPGSGPKPLEPENRASCLAEEPAGPARRCRELPTGSSPGVQPEPPTGVSAQHRKLTLAQLYRIRTTLLLNSTLTAS; the protein is encoded by the exons GTATGCCACCACGCCGACTGCCAGCAGCTGCACCGCCGGGGACCCCTCAACCTCTGCGAGACCTGTGACAGCAAGTTCCACAGCACCATGCATTATGACGGCCACGTCCGCTTCGACCTGCCCCCACAAG GCTCTGTCCTGGCCCGGAATGTGTCCACCCGGTCATGTCCCCCGCGCACCAGCCCTGCAGTggacttggaggaggaggaggaaagctcTGTGGATAGCAAAGG GGACCGGAAGAGCTCAGGCCTGAAACTCTCCAAGAAGAAAGCAAGGAGGAGATACACAGAT GACCCAAGCAAGGAGTGCTTCACCCTGAAATTTGACCTGAACGTGGACATCGAGACGGAGATTGTACCAGCCATGAAGAAGAAGTCGCTGGG ggaggtgctGCTGCCGGTATTTGAAAGGAAGGGCATCGCGCTGGGCAAAGTAGATATCTACCTGGACCAGTCCAACACACCCCTGTCCCTCACCTTTGAGGCCTACAGGTTCGGAGGACACTACCTACGGGTCAAAG CCAAGCCAGGGGACGAGGGCAAGGTGGAGCAGGGAGTGAAGGACTCCAAGTCTCTGAGTCTGCCCATCCTGCGGCCGGCTGGGCCCGGGCCCCCTGTGCTGGAGCGTGTGGACCCCCAGGGCCGCTGGGAGAGCCTGGACATCTTG GCCCCCGGCCGCCGACGCAAGAACATGTCGGAGTTCCTGGGGGAGACCAGCATCCCAGGGCAGGAGCCCCCGACACCCTCCAGCTGCTCTCTGCCCAACAGCAGCAGTGGCGGCGCCAGCAGTGGGGGTGGTGACAGCTGGAAGAACCGGGCGGCCAGTCGCTTCAGTGGCTTCTTCAGCTCGGGCCCCAGCACCAGCACCTTCGGCCGG GAGGTAGACAAGATGGAGCAGCTGGAGAGCAAGCTGCACGCCTACGGCCTCTTCGGGCTGCCCAGGCTGCCCCGGAGGCTGCGCTTTGACCACGactcctgggaggaggaggaggacgacgaTGAGGATGAGGACGAGGACAGCGCCTGCCTGAGGCTGGAGGACAGCTGGCGGGAGCTCATCAGTGGGCATGAG AAGCTGACCCGGCGGCAGTGCCACCAGCAGGAGGCGGTGTGGGAGCTGCTGCACACGGAGGCCTCGTACATCAGGAAACTGCGGGTGATCACCAAT CTGTTCCTGTGCTGCCTTCTGAACCTGCAGGAGTCGGGGCTGCTGTGCGAG GTGGAGGCCGAGCGCCTGTTCAGCAACATCCCCGAGATCGCGCGGCTGCACCGCGGGTTGTGGGGCAGCGTGATGGCGCCGGTGCTGGAGAAGGCGAGGCGAACGCGGGCGCTCCTGCAGCCCGGGGACTTCCTCAAAGGCTTCAAGATG TTCGGCTCGCTGTTCAAGCCCTACGTCCGATACTGCATGGAGGAGGAGGGCTGCATGGAGTACATGCGCGGGCTGCTGCGCGACAACGACCTCTTCCGGGCCTACGTCACG TGGGCCGAGAAGCAGCCGCAGTGCCAGCGGCTGAAGCTGAGCGACATGCTGGCCAAGCCCCATCAGCGGCTCACCAAGTACCCGCTGCTGCTCAAGTCGGTGCTGAGGAAGACGGATGAACCGCGCGCCAAGGAGGCCGTCGTTACCATG ATCGGCTCGGTGGAGCGCTTCATCCACCACGTGAACGCATGCATGCGGCAGCGACAGGAGCGGCAGCGCCTGGCCGCCGTGGCGAGTCGCATCGACGCCTACGAGGTGGTGGAGGGCAGCAACGACGAGGTGGACAAG ctcctgaAGGAATTTCTGCACCTGGACCTGACAGTGCCCATCTCTGGCGCCCCCCTGGAGGAGACTCGACAGCTGCTGCTGGAGGGGAGCCTGAGGATGAAGGAGGGGAAGGACAGCAAG ATGGACGTGTACTGCTTCCTCTTCACGGACCTGCTCTTGGTGACCAAGGCAGTGAAGAAGGCCGAGAGGACCAAGGTCATCAGGCCACCACTGCTGGTAGACAAGATTGTGTGCCGGGAGCTACGGGACCCTG GCTCCTTCCTCCTCATCTACCTGAATGAGTTTCACAGTGCTGTGGGGGCCTACACATTCCAGGCCAGCGGCCAGGCCTTGTGCCGTGGCTGGGTGGATGCCATTTACAATGCTCAG AACCAGCTCCAACAGCTGCGTGCACAGGAACACCCAAGCAGCCAGCAGCACCTGCAGAGCCtggtagaggaggaggaggaacaggaggaggaagaggaggaggaggaggaaggcgaGGAGAGTAGCACTTCTAGCACTTCGGCTGCCAGCTCCCCCACCATCCTGCGCAGAAGCAGCAACAGCCCTGACTCCCAGCACTG TGCCTCGGACGGCTCCACGGAGACCCTGGCCATGGTAGTGGTGGGGCCTGAGGAGGTGGTGTCCTCTCCTGAGTTTGATGGCGGCCCCTTCAGCTCCCAGTCAGATGAGACCTCTCTCAGCACCACTGCCTCATCCGTCACGCCCACCGGCGAGCTGCTGCCTCTGGGCCTGGTGGATGGCTGCTCCTGCTCCATGGACTCTGCCTATGGCACCCTCTCCCCGACCTCCCTGCAAGACtttgcagccccagcccctgtgccGGAGCCATTGCCCCAGCTCCCTGAGTTACCACGAGCCACTTCCCCACCGCCATCACCCCGCCTCCGCCGCCGCACCCCTGTCCAGttgctgccctgcctgccccacctgcTCAAGTCCAAATCTGAGGCCAGCCTCCTCCAGCTGCTGTCAGGGGCTGGAACCCATGtagcacccccagcccccagccgcAGCCTGTCAGAGCTCTGCCTGGCCGCTATAGCTCCAGGTGCTAGGACTCAGGGCTGCTCTCGGGAGGCTGGGCCCAGCTGGGATTGCAGGGGGGCATCTAGCCCTGGCAGCGGCCCCAAGCCATTAGAGCCTGAGAACAGGGCCAGCTGCTTGGCTGAGGAGCCTGCAGGCCCTGCCAGGAGGTGCAGAGAGCTGCCCACAGGGAGCTCTCCCGGGGTCCAGCCAGAGCCCCCCACAGGGGTCTCTGCCCAGCACAGGAAGCTGACACTGGCCCAGCTCTACCGGATCAGGACCACCCTGCTGCTTAACTCCACGCTCACTGCCTCGTGA
- the PLEKHG5 gene encoding pleckstrin homology domain-containing family G member 5 isoform X4, protein MDDHSPAEEKGLRCQNPACMDKGRAAKVCHHADCQQLHRRGPLNLCETCDSKFHSTMHYDGHVRFDLPPQGSVLARNVSTRSCPPRTSPAVDLEEEEESSVDSKGDRKSSGLKLSKKKARRRYTDDPSKECFTLKFDLNVDIETEIVPAMKKKSLGEVLLPVFERKGIALGKVDIYLDQSNTPLSLTFEAYRFGGHYLRVKAKPGDEGKVEQGVKDSKSLSLPILRPAGPGPPVLERVDPQGRWESLDILAPGRRRKNMSEFLGETSIPGQEPPTPSSCSLPNSSSGGASSGGGDSWKNRAASRFSGFFSSGPSTSTFGREVDKMEQLESKLHAYGLFGLPRLPRRLRFDHDSWEEEEDDDEDEDEDSACLRLEDSWRELISGHEKLTRRQCHQQEAVWELLHTEASYIRKLRVITNLFLCCLLNLQESGLLCEVEAERLFSNIPEIARLHRGLWGSVMAPVLEKARRTRALLQPGDFLKGFKMFGSLFKPYVRYCMEEEGCMEYMRGLLRDNDLFRAYVTWAEKQPQCQRLKLSDMLAKPHQRLTKYPLLLKSVLRKTDEPRAKEAVVTMIGSVERFIHHVNACMRQRQERQRLAAVASRIDAYEVVEGSNDEVDKLLKEFLHLDLTVPISGAPLEETRQLLLEGSLRMKEGKDSKMDVYCFLFTDLLLVTKAVKKAERTKVIRPPLLVDKIVCRELRDPGSFLLIYLNEFHSAVGAYTFQASGQALCRGWVDAIYNAQNQLQQLRAQEHPSSQQHLQSLVEEEEEQEEEEEEEEEGEESSTSSTSAASSPTILRRSSNSPDSQHCASDGSTETLAMVVVGPEEVVSSPEFDGGPFSSQSDETSLSTTASSVTPTGELLPLGLVDGCSCSMDSAYGTLSPTSLQDFAAPAPVPEPLPQLPELPRATSPPPSPRLRRRTPVQLLPCLPHLLKSKSEASLLQLLSGAGTHVAPPAPSRSLSELCLAAIAPGARTQGCSREAGPSWDCRGASSPGSGPKPLEPENRASCLAEEPAGPARRCRELPTGSSPGVQPEPPTGVSAQHRKLTLAQLYRIRTTLLLNSTLTASEV, encoded by the exons GTATGCCACCACGCCGACTGCCAGCAGCTGCACCGCCGGGGACCCCTCAACCTCTGCGAGACCTGTGACAGCAAGTTCCACAGCACCATGCATTATGACGGCCACGTCCGCTTCGACCTGCCCCCACAAG GCTCTGTCCTGGCCCGGAATGTGTCCACCCGGTCATGTCCCCCGCGCACCAGCCCTGCAGTggacttggaggaggaggaggaaagctcTGTGGATAGCAAAGG GGACCGGAAGAGCTCAGGCCTGAAACTCTCCAAGAAGAAAGCAAGGAGGAGATACACAGAT GACCCAAGCAAGGAGTGCTTCACCCTGAAATTTGACCTGAACGTGGACATCGAGACGGAGATTGTACCAGCCATGAAGAAGAAGTCGCTGGG ggaggtgctGCTGCCGGTATTTGAAAGGAAGGGCATCGCGCTGGGCAAAGTAGATATCTACCTGGACCAGTCCAACACACCCCTGTCCCTCACCTTTGAGGCCTACAGGTTCGGAGGACACTACCTACGGGTCAAAG CCAAGCCAGGGGACGAGGGCAAGGTGGAGCAGGGAGTGAAGGACTCCAAGTCTCTGAGTCTGCCCATCCTGCGGCCGGCTGGGCCCGGGCCCCCTGTGCTGGAGCGTGTGGACCCCCAGGGCCGCTGGGAGAGCCTGGACATCTTG GCCCCCGGCCGCCGACGCAAGAACATGTCGGAGTTCCTGGGGGAGACCAGCATCCCAGGGCAGGAGCCCCCGACACCCTCCAGCTGCTCTCTGCCCAACAGCAGCAGTGGCGGCGCCAGCAGTGGGGGTGGTGACAGCTGGAAGAACCGGGCGGCCAGTCGCTTCAGTGGCTTCTTCAGCTCGGGCCCCAGCACCAGCACCTTCGGCCGG GAGGTAGACAAGATGGAGCAGCTGGAGAGCAAGCTGCACGCCTACGGCCTCTTCGGGCTGCCCAGGCTGCCCCGGAGGCTGCGCTTTGACCACGactcctgggaggaggaggaggacgacgaTGAGGATGAGGACGAGGACAGCGCCTGCCTGAGGCTGGAGGACAGCTGGCGGGAGCTCATCAGTGGGCATGAG AAGCTGACCCGGCGGCAGTGCCACCAGCAGGAGGCGGTGTGGGAGCTGCTGCACACGGAGGCCTCGTACATCAGGAAACTGCGGGTGATCACCAAT CTGTTCCTGTGCTGCCTTCTGAACCTGCAGGAGTCGGGGCTGCTGTGCGAG GTGGAGGCCGAGCGCCTGTTCAGCAACATCCCCGAGATCGCGCGGCTGCACCGCGGGTTGTGGGGCAGCGTGATGGCGCCGGTGCTGGAGAAGGCGAGGCGAACGCGGGCGCTCCTGCAGCCCGGGGACTTCCTCAAAGGCTTCAAGATG TTCGGCTCGCTGTTCAAGCCCTACGTCCGATACTGCATGGAGGAGGAGGGCTGCATGGAGTACATGCGCGGGCTGCTGCGCGACAACGACCTCTTCCGGGCCTACGTCACG TGGGCCGAGAAGCAGCCGCAGTGCCAGCGGCTGAAGCTGAGCGACATGCTGGCCAAGCCCCATCAGCGGCTCACCAAGTACCCGCTGCTGCTCAAGTCGGTGCTGAGGAAGACGGATGAACCGCGCGCCAAGGAGGCCGTCGTTACCATG ATCGGCTCGGTGGAGCGCTTCATCCACCACGTGAACGCATGCATGCGGCAGCGACAGGAGCGGCAGCGCCTGGCCGCCGTGGCGAGTCGCATCGACGCCTACGAGGTGGTGGAGGGCAGCAACGACGAGGTGGACAAG ctcctgaAGGAATTTCTGCACCTGGACCTGACAGTGCCCATCTCTGGCGCCCCCCTGGAGGAGACTCGACAGCTGCTGCTGGAGGGGAGCCTGAGGATGAAGGAGGGGAAGGACAGCAAG ATGGACGTGTACTGCTTCCTCTTCACGGACCTGCTCTTGGTGACCAAGGCAGTGAAGAAGGCCGAGAGGACCAAGGTCATCAGGCCACCACTGCTGGTAGACAAGATTGTGTGCCGGGAGCTACGGGACCCTG GCTCCTTCCTCCTCATCTACCTGAATGAGTTTCACAGTGCTGTGGGGGCCTACACATTCCAGGCCAGCGGCCAGGCCTTGTGCCGTGGCTGGGTGGATGCCATTTACAATGCTCAG AACCAGCTCCAACAGCTGCGTGCACAGGAACACCCAAGCAGCCAGCAGCACCTGCAGAGCCtggtagaggaggaggaggaacaggaggaggaagaggaggaggaggaggaaggcgaGGAGAGTAGCACTTCTAGCACTTCGGCTGCCAGCTCCCCCACCATCCTGCGCAGAAGCAGCAACAGCCCTGACTCCCAGCACTG TGCCTCGGACGGCTCCACGGAGACCCTGGCCATGGTAGTGGTGGGGCCTGAGGAGGTGGTGTCCTCTCCTGAGTTTGATGGCGGCCCCTTCAGCTCCCAGTCAGATGAGACCTCTCTCAGCACCACTGCCTCATCCGTCACGCCCACCGGCGAGCTGCTGCCTCTGGGCCTGGTGGATGGCTGCTCCTGCTCCATGGACTCTGCCTATGGCACCCTCTCCCCGACCTCCCTGCAAGACtttgcagccccagcccctgtgccGGAGCCATTGCCCCAGCTCCCTGAGTTACCACGAGCCACTTCCCCACCGCCATCACCCCGCCTCCGCCGCCGCACCCCTGTCCAGttgctgccctgcctgccccacctgcTCAAGTCCAAATCTGAGGCCAGCCTCCTCCAGCTGCTGTCAGGGGCTGGAACCCATGtagcacccccagcccccagccgcAGCCTGTCAGAGCTCTGCCTGGCCGCTATAGCTCCAGGTGCTAGGACTCAGGGCTGCTCTCGGGAGGCTGGGCCCAGCTGGGATTGCAGGGGGGCATCTAGCCCTGGCAGCGGCCCCAAGCCATTAGAGCCTGAGAACAGGGCCAGCTGCTTGGCTGAGGAGCCTGCAGGCCCTGCCAGGAGGTGCAGAGAGCTGCCCACAGGGAGCTCTCCCGGGGTCCAGCCAGAGCCCCCCACAGGGGTCTCTGCCCAGCACAGGAAGCTGACACTGGCCCAGCTCTACCGGATCAGGACCACCCTGCTGCTTAACTCCACGCTCACTGCCTC AGAGGTCTGA